A single window of Labeo rohita strain BAU-BD-2019 chromosome 4, IGBB_LRoh.1.0, whole genome shotgun sequence DNA harbors:
- the LOC127163668 gene encoding gastrula zinc finger protein XlCGF57.1-like, with the protein MTFIKEENEDVKIEEASGVKHEDTDEKTKMPFFKEESENMRIEEAFRVKHEDTEEQTDLTALKEENEVLNEIKEEDQFMNPHDIKTEEKSFSCSQTETTSIQEMAPKTGNISCFTCQECGKRFTHKGSFNRHMRIHTGERPFTCRQCGKKFHQHGNLKVHMRIHTGEKPFACQQCGQSFQRKVNLDYHMTVHTGESPYTCQQCGRSFSQKGNLDFHIRSHKGEGPYKCTQCEISFSQKEKYEEHIQSHTAEKPYTCRQCGNVFIRKGKYEDHMNEETTENISCFTCQECGNSFTHKGSFNRHMRIHTGEKPYTCQECGKSFTNKGSLNRHMRIHTGERPYTCRQCGKGFHQHGNLKVHMRIHTGEKPFACQQCGKSFKRKLNLDYHLIVHTEERLYTCQQCEISFSQEEKYEEHIQSHTAEKPYTCRQCGNVFIRKGKYEDHMNEETACICNLCTIRSFVF; encoded by the exons ATGActtttattaaagaggagaatGAAGACGTGAAGATCGAAGAAGCTTCCGGagtcaaacatgaagatactgatgaaaaaacaaaaatgccattttttaaagagGAAAGTGAAAACATGAGGATTGAAGAAGCTTTCAGGgtcaaacatgaagatactgaggaacaaacag ACCTGACAGCACTGAAAGAGGAGAATGAAGTACTGAATGAAATCAAAGAGGAAGATCAATTCATGAATCCTCATGATAtcaaaactgaagaaaaatctTTTAGTTGTTCACAGACTGAAACAACTTCCATACAAGAAATGGCTCCAAAGACAGGAAATATAAGTTGTTTCACCTGCCAAGAGTGTGGAAAGAGGTTCACTCATAAAGGAAGCTTTAACAgacacatgagaattcacactggagaaaggCCTTTTACCTGCCGTCAGTGTGGAAAAAAATTTCATCAACATGGAAACCTTAAagtccacatgagaattcatacAGGAGAAAAGCCTTTTGCCTGTCAACAGTGTGGACAAAGTTTCCAACGAAAAGTAAACCTTGATTACCACATGActgttcacactggagaaagcCCTTACACCTGCCAGCAGTGTGGAAGAAGTTTCAGCCAAAAAGGGAACCTTGATTTCCACATTAGATCACACAAGGGAGAAGGACCCTATAAATGCACTCAGTGTGAAATTAGTTTCagccaaaaagaaaaatatgaagaGCACATACAATCTCACACTGCAGAGAAACCCTACACATGCCGTCAGTgtggaaatgttttcattcgAAAAGGAAAATATGAAGACCACATGAATGAAGAGACA ACAGAAAATATAAGTTGTTTCACCTGCCAAGAGTGTGGAAACAGTTTCACTCATAAAGGAAGCTTTAACAGGCACATGAGGATTCATACAGGAGAGAAACCTTACACCTGTCAagagtgtggaaagagtttcactaATAAAGGAAGCCTTAACAGACACATGAGAATACACACTGGAGAAAGGCCTTACACCTGCCGTCAGTGTGGAAAGGGATTTCATCAACATGGAAACCTTAAagtccacatgagaattcacactggagaaaagccttttgcctgccaacagtgtggaaaaagtttcaaAAGAAAACTAAACCTTGATTATCACTTGATAGTTCACACTGAAGAAAGGCTTTACACCTGCCAGCAGTGTGAAATTAGTTTCAGCCAAGAAGAAAAATATGAAGAGCACATACAATCTCACACTGCAGAGAAACCCTACACATGCCGTCAGTgtggaaatgtttttattcgAAAAGGAAAATATGAAGACCACATGAATGAAGAGACAGCCTGCATATGCAATCTGTGTACCATTcgttcatttgttttttga
- the LOC127163664 gene encoding gastrula zinc finger protein XlCGF8.2DB-like isoform X2 — MAFIKEESEDVKIEEAFRVKQEDTDEQTDLTALKEENEVLNEIKEEDQSMNHDFKTEEKSYSCSETETTSIQEMAPKTGNISCFTCQECGKSFTYKGSFNRHMRIHTEEKPYTCQQCGLGFHQHGNLKVHMRIHTGESPFTCQQCGKSFKRKKNLDYHMIVHTGERPYTCQHCGKSFGRKGNLRCHIKVHNEEKPYTCPQCGKSFDLKRKYEDHISNHSKEKAYQCPQCEKSFIQKGNFKDHIRTHTGEKPFTCQQCGNSFRQKGSLNRHMRTHIREKSFVCDHCGMSFNKEVALKHHMKIHTREQLNVISDVSKTGNT; from the exons ATGgcgtttattaaagaggagagtgaagacgTGAAAATTGAAGAAGCATTTAGAGTCAAACAAGAAGATACTGatgaacaaacag ACCTGACGGCACTGAAAGAAGAGAACGAAGTACTGAATGAAATCAAAGAGGAAGATCAATCCATGAAtcatgatttcaaaactgaagaaaaatctTATAGTTGTTCAGAGACTGAAACAACTTCAATACAGGAAATGGCTCCAAAGACAGGAAATATAAGTTGTTTCACCTGCCAagagtgtggaaagagtttcacttATAAAGGAAGCTTTAACAGACACATGAGGATTCATACAGAAGAGAAACCTTACACCTGCCAACAGTGCGGGTTGGGATTTCATCAACATGGAAACCTTAAagtccacatgagaattcatacAGGAGAAAGCCctttcacctgccaacagtgtggaaaaagcttcaaacgaaaaaaaaaccttgattaCCACATGatagttcacactggagaaaggCCTTACACCTGTCAGCACTGTGGAAAAAGTTTCGGCCGAAAAGGAAACCTTCGTTGCCACATAAAAGTACACAATGAAGAGAAACCCTACAcatgccctcagtgtggaaagagttttgatctaaaaagaaaatatgaagaCCACATCAGTAATCACAGTAAAGAGAAAGCCTACCAATGCccacagtgtgaaaagagtTTCATTCAAAAAGGAAACTTTAAAGACCACATAAGaactcacactggagaaaaaccttttACCTGCCAACAATGTGGAAATAGTTTCCGCCAAAAAGGAAGCCTGAACAGGCACATGAGAACTCACATTAGAGAGAAGTCATTTGTATGTGATCATTGTGGAATGAGCTTTAATAAAGAAGTAGCCCTTAAACACCACATGAAGATTCATACAAGAGAACAGCTGAATGTTATCAGTGATGTTTCAAAGACAGGAAACACCTGA
- the LOC127163664 gene encoding gastrula zinc finger protein XlCGF8.2DB-like isoform X1 yields the protein MAFIKEESEDMKIEEAFRVKHEDTEEQADLTVLEEENEVLNKIKEEDQYINHDVKTEEKSYSCSEIETTSIQEKAPKTGNISYFTCQECGKSFTHKGSFNRHMRIHTGEKPYTCQQCGKGFHQHGNLKVHMRIHTGESPFTCQQCGKRFKRKVNLDYHMIVHTGERPYTCQQCGKSFGRKGHLRYHIKVHNGGRPYKCPQCGKSFSQKEKYEYHIRYHSAEKPYTCPQCGNCFILKRKYEDHIRNHIKKKPYQCPQCGKSFIQKGHFKDHIRTHTGEKPFTCQQCGNSFRQKGSLNRHMRTHIGEKSFVCGQCGMSFKNEAAHEHHMQIHTRELLCVISVEDVSQTGNTRGIMERSLTCA from the exons ATGGcatttattaaagaggagagtgaagacatgAAAATTGAAGAAGCTTTCAGagtcaaacatgaagatactgaggaacaagCAG ACCTGACGGTACTGGAAGAAGAGAATGAAGTACTGAATAAAATCAAAGAGGAAGATCAATACATAAATCATGATgttaaaactgaagaaaaatctTATAGTTGTTCAGAGATTGAAACAACTTCCATACAGGAAAAGGCTCCAAAGACAGGAAATATAAGTTATTTCACCTGCCAagagtgtggaaagagtttcactcATAAAGGAAGCTTTAACAGGCACATGAGGATTCATACAGGAGAGAAACCTtacacctgccaacagtgtggaaagggATTTCATCAACATGGAAACCTTAAagtccacatgagaattcatacAGGAGAAAGCCctttcacctgccaacagtgtggaaaaagaTTCAAACGAAAAGTAAACCTTGATTACCACATGatagttcacactggagaaaggCCTTACACCTGCCAgcagtgtggaaaaagtttcgGCCGAAAAGGACACCTTCGTTACCACATAAAAGTACACAATGGCGGGAGACCCTACAaatgtcctcagtgtggaaagagtttcagccaaaaagaaaaatatgaatacCACATAAGATATCACAGTGCAGAGAAACCCTACACATGCCCCCAGTGTGGAAATTGTTTTattctaaaaagaaaatatgaagaCCACATCAGAAATCACATTAAAAAGAAACCCTATCAATGCccacagtgtggaaagagtttcattCAAAAAGGACACTTTAAAGACCACATAAGaactcacactggagaaaaaccttttACCTGCCAACAATGTGGAAATAGTTTCCGCCAAAAAGGAAGCCTGAACAGACACATGAGAACTCACATTGGCGAGAAGTCATTTGTATGTGGTCAGTGTGGAATGAGTTTCAAAAATGAAGCAGCCCATGAACACCACATGCAGATTCATACGAGAGAACTGCTGTGTGTTATCAGTGTGGAAGATGTTTCACAGACAGGAAACACACGAGGAATCatggagagaagccttacatGTGCTTGA